Proteins from one Halalkalicoccus sp. NIPERK01 genomic window:
- a CDS encoding DUF6884 domain-containing protein, which yields MEIRLISCTKSKRDHPAQLKDLYMESPLFRKARAYAETHHDDWWILSAKHGLLAPDGPPIDPYDETLTTASKADQRTWAQQVASQLADKGLLTEATTLVFHAGRDYYAELLPLIEDTGVTVQIPTEGLQIGDTLAWYNEHQ from the coding sequence ATGGAAATCAGATTGATTAGTTGTACCAAGAGCAAACGCGACCATCCGGCGCAACTGAAGGACCTCTACATGGAGTCACCGCTGTTCCGAAAAGCTCGTGCGTACGCCGAAACCCACCACGACGACTGGTGGATCCTCTCGGCCAAACACGGCCTCCTCGCACCCGATGGCCCACCGATCGACCCCTACGACGAGACACTCACCACGGCCTCGAAAGCAGACCAACGAACGTGGGCCCAACAGGTCGCCTCTCAACTAGCGGATAAAGGGCTTCTCACAGAGGCAACCACACTCGTATTCCACGCGGGGAGAGACTACTATGCGGAACTTCTTCCGCTGATCGAAGATACAGGCGTCACTGTCCAAATCCCGACCGAAGGGCTCCAGATCGGCGACACT